A genomic region of Caenorhabditis elegans chromosome V contains the following coding sequences:
- the str-67 gene encoding Seven TM Receptor (Predicted), producing MRLYDFSEICRKVGFYASFSTNFVLIWITVFHAKKLFGAYKKMIIYISVLSTSFSGLEMIMKPFTHNYNGALLSFNLCELNIPLKIRQIFILIWSQFYLIVISFISVQFVYRYLCVFNEQKTKYFDGLKTIIWILYPLVVGTIFALSLHYLCGSDEFTDSYIRKAIFENYALEVSELPRYAMVPYAADGSIRAKGIIFLLFAIVLISFSYCIIIFTCVQMHRNMKKELKKFSTQNQKLEYQFFLALVMQTIGPTIFLIIPTGPILMTPLIAPIFELEVNWQTGNLYSLVGFYPSFDSIAFMMIVSEYKIFLKKVICCRMKNNTAVPSSAVAVSTV from the exons ATGAGATTGtacgatttttctgaaatttgcagaaaagttGGGTTTTATGCCAGTTTCAGTACTAACTTTGTATTAATCTGGATTACTGTCTTTCACGCGAAAAAGCTTTTTGGAGCTTATAAGAAAATGATCATATATATCTCAGTTTTGAGCACAAGTTTCTCGGGACTAGAAATGATCATGAAACCGTTTACTCATAACTATAACGGTGCGCTGTTGTCCTTCAACTTATGCGAACTAAATATTCCACTCAAAATTCGGCAGATTTTCATATTAATTTGGTCCCAATTCTACCTAATTGTAATTTCATTCATATCTGTGCAGTTTGTGTACAGATATCTGTGCGTATTCAATGAACAGaaaaccaaatattttgaCGGTCTTAAAACTATCATCTGGATTTTATATCCCTTGGTAGTAGGAACAATTTTCGCATTGTCCCTACACTATTTGTGTGGTTCTGATGAGTTCACAGATTCTTATATAAG AAaagccatttttgaaaactacgcACTGGAAGTATCCGAACTGCCACGATATGCAATGGTACCATATGCAGCTGATGGCTCAATTCGAGCGAAGGGTATAATTTTCTTACTCTTCGCAATTGTTCTCATCAGTTTTTCATATTGCATTATTATATTTACATGTGTTCAAATGCAtcgaaatatgaaaaaagagCTGAAGAAATTCTCaactcaaaatcaaaaacttgaatatcaatttttccttGCTCTCGTTATGCAAACTATTGGACCAACTATTTTCTTAATAATACCAACTGGGCCGATATTGATGACCCCATTGATTGCACCAATTTTCGAACTTGAAGTCAATTGGCAAACTGGTAACTTGTACTCACTTGTTGGATTCTACCCATCATTTGATAGTATCGCTTTTATGATGATTGTTTcggaatacaaaatttttttgaaaa AAGTTATATGTTGCCGGATGAAGAATAACACAGCAGTGCCCAGTTCAGCAGTTGCGGTTTCAACTGTATAG
- the K10C9.7 gene encoding Homeobox domain-containing protein (Confirmed by transcript evidence), with the protein MKSIQNTIDELRKLSAGKSSEEVQRLKEMQKHSKMFGEIFGVYGATVGKPKPKEKEVKVPTKEMTFEEKRKLLETTFPNKVTPGQRAKARETLNFIANNPEIYAIASPQDPSSKAKTDPVSRPQLNIISSFSWPITSGSDWSPHGSEFNDLTAPRVGKLTPVPQWSDMKKSSLKLGTEDNFSKMSYDPAYSNTTQSQSVTTLYNETSTPYYDDSDLGTPLHTCVQ; encoded by the exons atgaagtcGATTCAAAATACTATCGATGAGCTTCGCAAACTTTCCG cgggAAAATCATCTGAAGAAGTGCAACGTTTGAAGGAAATGCAGAAGCACTCGAAAATGTTTGGCGAGATTTTTGGAGTCTACGGAGCAACGGTTGGAAAACCAAAGCC aaaagagAAGGAGGTCAAAGTTCCGACAAAAGAAATGACATTCGAGGAAAAACGAAAGCTTCTCGAGACCACTTTCCCCAATAAAGTGACTCCGGGGCAGCGTGCCAAAGCACGTGAAACTCTCAATTTCATTGCTAACAACCCG GAAATCTATGCAATCGCATCTCCGCAGGATCCATCTTCGAAGGCTAAAACTGATCCGGTGTCCCGTCCCCAGCTCAATATAATCAGTTCGTTCTCTTGGCCGATCACTTCCGGCTCGGATTGGTCTCCACACGGAAGCGAATTCAACGATTTGACTGCTCCGAGAGTTGGGAAATTGACACCG GTCCCCCAGTGGTCCGACATGAAAAAGTCGTCGTTGAAGCTTGGTACCGAGGACAACTTCTCCAAAATGTCATATGATCCGGCCTACTCGAATACTACCCAATCTCAATCTGTCACAACTCTCTACAATGAGACATCTACCCCATACTATGATGATTCGGATTTGGGAACTCCGCTGCATACTTGtgttcaataa